A stretch of the Elephas maximus indicus isolate mEleMax1 chromosome 3, mEleMax1 primary haplotype, whole genome shotgun sequence genome encodes the following:
- the TEKTIP1 gene encoding tektin bundle-interacting protein 1 isoform X2, which produces METLRRQAARPYVPRGTLETDFPAPLYSDEYLALEGPRWAPAIKQATRWKYTPMGRDAAGQQWYTGLTNSEPRDAWYTLPRELDSSHRAAYTRWHGCHSHREHSLPSAYTQRLREASWYDPTIPAQYKTPSTRWGSLLWKDRHIRGKEYVVNRNRFGVEPPSQVSDYVPYLSPPQRPRYTTQNYRQWNLEPYCPSSNQRPPSIYTPTY; this is translated from the exons ATGGAGACCCTGAGGCGGCAGGCTGCCCGGCCCTACGTCCCCCGGGGGACCCTGGAAACTGACTTCCCTGCGCCGCTGTACAG CGATGAGTACCTGGCCCTGGAGGGCCCCCGCTGGGCACCGGCCATCAAGCAGGCAACCCGATGGAAGTACACGCCCATGGGCCGGGACGCAGCCGGCCAGCAGTGGTACACGGGCCTGACCAACTCGGAGCCCCGTGACGCCTGGTACACGCTGCCACGTGAGCTGGACAGCTCCCACCGTGCCGCCTACACGCGTTGGCACGGATGCCACAGCCACCGGGAGCACAGCCTGCCCTCAG CCTACACCCAGCGCCTGCGGGAGGCCTCATGGTACGACCCCACCATCCCCGCCCAGTATAAGACGCCCAGCACCCGGTGGGGGAGCCTGCTATGGAAAGACAGACACATCCGGGGGAAGGAGTACG TGGTCAACAGGAACAGATTCGGGGTGGAGCCACCGTCACAGGTGTCTGACTACGTGCCGTACCTGTCCCCGCCCCAACGCCCAAGATACACAACCCAGAACTACCGGCAGTGGAACCTCGAGCCCTACTGCCCCTCGTCCAACCAGCGGCCCCCATCCATCTACACACCCACGTACTGA
- the TEKTIP1 gene encoding tektin bundle-interacting protein 1 isoform X1 — translation MEPTPTTRAPTHCEGGRAHSRAGQVQGLAAGSRPPHLAPSDEYLALEGPRWAPAIKQATRWKYTPMGRDAAGQQWYTGLTNSEPRDAWYTLPRELDSSHRAAYTRWHGCHSHREHSLPSAYTQRLREASWYDPTIPAQYKTPSTRWGSLLWKDRHIRGKEYVVNRNRFGVEPPSQVSDYVPYLSPPQRPRYTTQNYRQWNLEPYCPSSNQRPPSIYTPTY, via the exons ATGGAGCCTACACCCACCACCCGTGCACCCACCCATTGTGAGGGCGGGCGAGCCCACTCCAGAGCTGGGCAGGTACAGGGCCTGGCCGCAGGCTCACGGCCACCCCACCTGGCCCCTAGCGATGAGTACCTGGCCCTGGAGGGCCCCCGCTGGGCACCGGCCATCAAGCAGGCAACCCGATGGAAGTACACGCCCATGGGCCGGGACGCAGCCGGCCAGCAGTGGTACACGGGCCTGACCAACTCGGAGCCCCGTGACGCCTGGTACACGCTGCCACGTGAGCTGGACAGCTCCCACCGTGCCGCCTACACGCGTTGGCACGGATGCCACAGCCACCGGGAGCACAGCCTGCCCTCAG CCTACACCCAGCGCCTGCGGGAGGCCTCATGGTACGACCCCACCATCCCCGCCCAGTATAAGACGCCCAGCACCCGGTGGGGGAGCCTGCTATGGAAAGACAGACACATCCGGGGGAAGGAGTACG TGGTCAACAGGAACAGATTCGGGGTGGAGCCACCGTCACAGGTGTCTGACTACGTGCCGTACCTGTCCCCGCCCCAACGCCCAAGATACACAACCCAGAACTACCGGCAGTGGAACCTCGAGCCCTACTGCCCCTCGTCCAACCAGCGGCCCCCATCCATCTACACACCCACGTACTGA